One Parasphingorhabdus cellanae genomic region harbors:
- a CDS encoding serine hydrolase domain-containing protein, which yields MTGKGLLRGIFISVIAVILPLGDTVSASEKVDMEGYQKFGSFLSDFRKEQSIRALTAVIVKDGEVVWEQALGTSDDEGDVPATMDTTFGIASVTKPIAATAILAEAGKGGLYLDWLLANDPRWADFCGWFSTSGIPFGGGGKDSDGTAIEPVDCERKLSLLDSLNMRVNGAAGSAFVYNPMTYARIDRAIEGAGGRPLRAIVRDNVLKKAGMENVALGWHDPDGGSALRLLAPPFTVQEDGRDIKASHSDDDFRAAAGIIASARHVAQFDIALDAGKLLSADWMGRIFSDDKLPPRGDYRWGWFAQDWQDKRLYWHSGWEPDRYSAIYLKIPEKRLTLILLANNENLWWGNPFSAAEIHKSPVVAEFLTKFAAP from the coding sequence ATGACTGGCAAAGGCCTGCTGAGAGGTATTTTCATATCCGTGATCGCTGTCATATTACCTCTCGGCGATACAGTATCGGCTTCGGAGAAGGTTGACATGGAAGGCTATCAAAAATTTGGCTCTTTCCTGTCTGACTTTCGTAAAGAGCAATCCATTCGGGCGCTGACCGCAGTGATTGTCAAAGATGGAGAAGTGGTCTGGGAACAGGCTTTGGGAACATCGGATGATGAAGGCGATGTGCCAGCGACCATGGACACGACTTTCGGGATTGCGTCGGTCACCAAGCCCATTGCTGCTACCGCGATTTTGGCGGAGGCGGGCAAGGGCGGACTCTATCTCGATTGGCTGCTGGCTAACGATCCGCGCTGGGCGGATTTTTGCGGATGGTTTTCAACCTCCGGCATTCCCTTTGGCGGTGGCGGCAAAGACAGCGATGGAACGGCTATCGAACCGGTGGATTGCGAGCGCAAATTATCGCTTTTGGACAGCCTGAACATGCGGGTTAATGGGGCGGCTGGATCGGCCTTCGTTTATAATCCGATGACCTATGCGCGTATCGATCGGGCTATAGAGGGAGCTGGCGGAAGGCCGCTGCGAGCCATTGTCCGGGACAATGTCCTGAAGAAGGCGGGTATGGAAAATGTCGCGCTGGGTTGGCATGATCCTGACGGGGGATCGGCGCTAAGGCTATTGGCCCCGCCATTTACCGTTCAGGAGGATGGCCGCGATATAAAAGCCAGTCACTCGGATGATGATTTTCGCGCGGCGGCTGGGATCATAGCCAGCGCACGACATGTTGCTCAGTTTGATATCGCGCTGGATGCCGGAAAACTGCTTTCGGCCGATTGGATGGGGCGGATATTCTCGGACGACAAACTGCCGCCGCGCGGGGACTATCGTTGGGGATGGTTTGCACAAGACTGGCAGGACAAGCGGCTCTATTGGCACTCGGGTTGGGAACCGGATCGCTATTCGGCCATCTATCTCAAAATACCGGAAAAACGGCTCACCCTGATCCTGTTGGCGAACAATGAAAATCTCTGGTGGGG
- the sucC gene encoding ADP-forming succinate--CoA ligase subunit beta produces the protein MNIHEYQAKEQLAKYGIGIPAGHAALTVDEAVEAAEKLPGPLYVVKAQIHAGGRGKGKFKELGPDASGGVRLSKSVDAVRDNATEMLGNTLVTIQTGDEGKQVNRLYVTDGVDIAEEYYLSMLVDRATGRIAMIVSTEGGMDIEDVAHNTPEKIKTITIDPAQGFMPHHGRSMAFALGLSGDLNKQAQKLGKQLYTAFTDMDCEMLEINPLVETKDAQLLVLDTKMSFDGNALMRHPNLMELRDVTEEDPAEVEASKYDLAYIKLDGNIGCMVNGAGLAMATMDIIKLNGAFPANFLDVGGGATTEKVTAAFKIILADPAVEGILVNIFGGIMKCDIIAEGIVTAAKEVDLSVPLVVRLEGTNVAKGKEILANSGLPIVSADDLGDAAKKIVAQVKDAA, from the coding sequence ATGAACATCCATGAATATCAGGCCAAAGAACAACTCGCCAAATATGGCATCGGCATTCCTGCGGGCCACGCAGCTCTGACCGTTGACGAAGCTGTCGAAGCGGCAGAAAAATTGCCCGGACCGCTTTACGTGGTGAAGGCACAGATTCATGCCGGTGGTCGCGGCAAGGGCAAGTTCAAGGAATTGGGGCCAGATGCCAGCGGCGGTGTACGGCTGTCCAAATCCGTCGACGCGGTGCGCGACAATGCCACTGAAATGCTCGGCAATACGCTGGTCACCATCCAGACCGGCGATGAAGGCAAGCAGGTTAACCGGCTTTATGTCACCGATGGCGTCGACATTGCCGAAGAATATTATCTTTCCATGCTGGTCGACCGGGCAACCGGCCGGATCGCGATGATCGTCTCCACCGAGGGCGGCATGGACATTGAAGATGTCGCGCATAACACGCCGGAAAAGATCAAGACGATCACGATTGATCCCGCGCAGGGCTTTATGCCGCATCATGGCCGGTCGATGGCTTTTGCGCTCGGTCTTTCGGGTGATCTGAACAAGCAGGCGCAGAAGCTCGGCAAACAGCTTTATACCGCGTTTACTGACATGGACTGCGAGATGCTGGAAATTAACCCGCTCGTGGAAACCAAAGATGCGCAACTGCTGGTGCTCGATACGAAAATGAGCTTCGACGGCAACGCCCTGATGCGTCACCCCAACCTGATGGAACTGCGCGACGTGACCGAGGAAGATCCGGCGGAAGTCGAAGCTTCCAAATATGACCTCGCCTACATTAAACTGGACGGCAATATTGGCTGCATGGTCAATGGTGCTGGTCTTGCGATGGCGACGATGGATATCATCAAGCTCAATGGCGCCTTCCCGGCCAATTTCCTCGACGTGGGCGGCGGCGCGACCACCGAAAAAGTAACCGCAGCCTTCAAGATCATCCTCGCAGATCCGGCTGTAGAAGGCATTTTGGTCAATATTTTCGGCGGCATCATGAAATGCGACATCATCGCCGAAGGCATTGTTACCGCAGCCAAGGAAGTCGATCTTTCGGTTCCCCTCGTGGTCCGGCTCGAAGGTACCAACGTCGCCAAGGGTAAGGAAATTTTGGCGAACAGCGGTCTGCCGATCGTTTCTGCTGATGACCTCGGCGATGCTGCTAAGAAAATTGTTGCGCAAGTGAAAGACGCTGCCTGA
- a CDS encoding electron transfer flavoprotein subunit beta/FixA family protein encodes MKILVPVKRVIDYNVKPRVKSDGSGVDLANVKMSMNPFDEISVEEAIRLKEAGKAEEIVAVSVGPQKAQETLRTALAMGADRAILVMTDEEVEPLGVAKILAKIVEEEQPKMVITGKQAIDDDSNQTGQMLAALLGWGQGTFANTVTVDGDSVDVKREIDGGLQTVKLNLPAVVTTDLRLNEPRYASLPNIMKAKKKPLDEKTPADYGVDISPRLTTTNVSEPPVRQAGEKVEDVDALVAKLKAVGAI; translated from the coding sequence ATGAAAATCCTGGTGCCCGTCAAACGGGTCATAGACTATAACGTAAAACCGCGGGTCAAATCCGATGGCAGCGGCGTGGATCTCGCCAATGTCAAAATGTCGATGAATCCGTTCGACGAAATTTCTGTCGAAGAAGCGATTCGCCTCAAAGAAGCAGGCAAGGCAGAAGAAATCGTCGCCGTTTCGGTTGGCCCACAAAAGGCGCAAGAAACCCTGCGCACCGCTCTCGCCATGGGCGCAGACCGCGCTATCCTGGTGATGACCGACGAAGAGGTCGAGCCGCTGGGCGTTGCCAAGATTCTCGCGAAAATCGTGGAAGAAGAGCAGCCGAAAATGGTCATCACCGGCAAACAGGCGATTGATGACGACTCAAACCAGACCGGCCAGATGCTCGCAGCCTTGCTCGGCTGGGGTCAGGGCACATTCGCCAACACCGTCACTGTTGATGGCGACAGTGTCGACGTGAAACGCGAAATTGATGGCGGCTTGCAGACGGTCAAGCTCAACTTGCCTGCCGTGGTCACCACCGACCTGCGCCTTAACGAGCCGCGCTACGCGTCGCTACCCAACATCATGAAGGCGAAGAAAAAGCCGCTCGATGAGAAAACGCCCGCCGATTACGGCGTCGACATTTCTCCGCGCCTCACCACCACCAATGTTTCCGAACCGCCTGTCCGTCAGGCCGGTGAGAAGGTCGAAGATGTGGATGCGCTGGTCGCCAAACTCAAAGCTGTAGGAGCGATCTAG
- a CDS encoding electron transfer flavoprotein subunit alpha/FixB family protein has translation MKTLVLVEHDNSEMKDATLAVVTAASQLGEVHALVAGSGCASVGEQAAKVAGVSTVHVADDAALANQLAENVAPLVASLMDSHDAFLAPATTTGKNIAPRVAALLDVMQISDILSIESEDTFTRPIYAGNAIATVKSSDAKKVITVRGTAFDKAATEGGSASIEGVTGAGESGLSSFVSEEIAKSERPELTSAKIIVSGGRALGSAEKFEEVITPLADKLGAGIGASRAAVDAGYVPNDYQVGQTGKIVAPEVYIAIGISGAIQHLAGMKDSKTIVAINKDEDAPIFQVADIGLVADLFNAVPELTEKV, from the coding sequence ATGAAAACTCTCGTACTCGTAGAACATGACAATAGCGAAATGAAAGACGCGACGCTGGCCGTTGTCACCGCCGCATCGCAACTGGGCGAAGTCCATGCGCTGGTCGCCGGGTCCGGCTGTGCCAGTGTTGGTGAGCAAGCAGCCAAGGTTGCCGGTGTCAGCACCGTGCATGTCGCCGACGATGCCGCGCTGGCCAATCAATTGGCCGAAAATGTTGCGCCACTAGTCGCCAGCTTGATGGACAGCCATGACGCTTTCCTCGCGCCCGCCACCACCACCGGCAAGAATATCGCACCGCGCGTTGCTGCTCTGCTCGACGTGATGCAGATTTCCGACATTCTCTCGATCGAAAGCGAAGACACGTTCACGCGCCCGATTTATGCGGGCAACGCGATTGCGACCGTTAAATCGAGCGATGCCAAGAAAGTGATCACCGTGCGCGGTACGGCTTTTGACAAGGCCGCCACCGAAGGCGGCTCCGCATCCATCGAAGGCGTCACCGGCGCCGGCGAATCCGGGCTTTCATCATTTGTGAGCGAAGAAATCGCCAAGTCCGAGCGTCCAGAACTGACCTCCGCCAAGATCATCGTATCGGGCGGCCGTGCCTTGGGCTCTGCCGAAAAATTCGAAGAAGTCATCACGCCGCTTGCCGACAAGCTCGGCGCCGGCATCGGTGCGTCCCGTGCTGCGGTCGATGCGGGCTATGTTCCCAACGATTATCAGGTCGGCCAGACCGGCAAGATCGTTGCTCCAGAAGTCTATATCGCCATCGGCATTTCCGGCGCGATCCAGCATCTCGCGGGCATGAAAGACTCCAAAACGATCGTCGCGATCAACAAGGACGAAGACGCACCGATTTTTCAGGTGGCCGATATCGGACTGGTTGCGGATCTGTTTAACGCCGTACCGGAGTTGACCGAGAAGGTTTAA
- a CDS encoding energy transducer TonB: MNKLFCFIASIIAGGILLSQPVAAKKQPLVLKPSSKWIASYDDDSCRLIRQFGTAEQSATAIFSRFGPGDRFQLTLAGEPFKLRSSSRPARLQFGPTEEVQEISFFVGSLGEDIPALIFSGGMRIAANSEAETKALKTWNKNYAFKFEPISAERQAAVTQLSIGRPLRQSVILEVGSMEKPFSALSTCIDELQTHWGIDVTKHKNLTRVAQPDGNPGSWVNANDYPTDMLRRGQPAVVQFRLSIDDTGQITGCHIQKTTRPKAFDDAVCKSLLKRARFLPALDTEGKPIASYWQSTVRFQIPR; this comes from the coding sequence ATGAATAAATTATTCTGCTTTATTGCTTCAATTATTGCGGGTGGCATTCTATTGAGCCAGCCTGTAGCTGCAAAGAAACAACCTCTGGTGCTCAAACCAAGTTCCAAATGGATTGCTAGCTATGACGACGATAGCTGCCGATTAATCCGTCAATTTGGCACTGCGGAGCAAAGCGCAACTGCTATTTTCAGCCGATTCGGTCCAGGCGATAGATTTCAACTCACGTTAGCGGGCGAACCTTTCAAATTGCGCAGCAGTTCACGTCCAGCACGATTACAATTTGGCCCAACGGAAGAAGTACAGGAGATTAGTTTCTTCGTAGGTAGTCTTGGTGAGGATATACCCGCGTTGATCTTCTCAGGCGGAATGCGGATAGCGGCAAACAGTGAAGCCGAAACGAAGGCTTTGAAAACATGGAATAAGAACTATGCCTTTAAGTTCGAGCCTATTAGCGCTGAACGTCAAGCGGCAGTAACTCAGCTTTCGATTGGGCGTCCGTTGCGACAGTCTGTTATACTTGAGGTAGGTTCGATGGAAAAACCATTTTCTGCGTTATCAACTTGTATTGACGAATTACAAACTCATTGGGGTATTGATGTCACAAAACACAAAAACCTGACTAGAGTAGCCCAGCCCGACGGCAATCCAGGTAGCTGGGTGAATGCAAATGACTATCCTACCGATATGTTGCGCCGCGGGCAGCCTGCTGTCGTCCAGTTTCGCTTGAGCATTGATGATACCGGCCAGATCACTGGATGCCATATCCAAAAGACGACTCGGCCAAAAGCATTTGATGACGCGGTATGCAAATCGTTGTTGAAACGGGCCAGGTTTCTGCCCGCCCTTGATACAGAAGGTAAGCCGATTGCGTCATACTGGCAAAGCACGGTGCGGTTTCAGATTCCAAGATAG
- a CDS encoding cupin-like domain-containing protein: MTAQKSPKTKPDKREVLAQALLDGTPLTELPARFIAAGYSEKAAAYEAGRAMKDPLFNAGKRVSNRLQKSHWTLDNYRRLHRADAGDGAEIPVVQTIEPDAFFRDYHHRNLPVKLTGLVDHWPAMQRWTLDYLADKIGDATVELQGQRQSRDDYEMAKDNHKRQVPFSEFIALLRQTDSSNDFYITAYNDTVNKQAMAPLWEDVGDISLLQSSGGNDGFFWMGPKGTITPFHHDLTNNLLLQISGRKRVTMVAAYDTAHMRNHLHCFSEWTSPDDIRALGEAAPKLWQCDIGPGEAVFLPVGWWHHVEALDHTVGMSFTNFPVDNDFYSDYPSEVEF; encoded by the coding sequence ATGACGGCTCAGAAATCCCCCAAAACCAAACCCGACAAACGCGAGGTGCTTGCGCAGGCATTGCTAGACGGGACACCTTTGACCGAACTGCCCGCTCGCTTTATCGCCGCCGGCTATAGCGAAAAGGCCGCCGCCTATGAGGCCGGGCGGGCGATGAAGGATCCGCTTTTCAACGCGGGCAAGCGGGTCAGTAACCGGCTGCAAAAAAGCCACTGGACCCTGGACAATTATCGCCGCCTGCATCGGGCTGACGCTGGCGATGGAGCGGAAATTCCTGTCGTCCAAACAATCGAACCGGATGCGTTTTTCCGCGACTATCATCATCGCAATCTGCCGGTGAAACTGACCGGGCTGGTCGACCACTGGCCGGCGATGCAGCGCTGGACGCTCGATTATCTGGCCGACAAAATCGGTGATGCAACTGTCGAGCTGCAGGGCCAGCGGCAATCGCGCGACGATTATGAAATGGCCAAAGACAACCACAAGCGCCAAGTGCCGTTCAGCGAATTTATCGCCCTGCTCCGCCAGACCGATAGCAGCAATGATTTCTACATCACCGCCTATAATGACACGGTCAACAAACAGGCGATGGCCCCACTATGGGAGGATGTGGGCGATATTTCACTGCTCCAATCGAGCGGCGGGAATGACGGCTTTTTCTGGATGGGGCCAAAGGGTACCATCACACCGTTCCACCATGATCTGACCAACAATCTGCTGCTGCAGATTTCGGGGCGCAAGCGTGTCACCATGGTCGCCGCCTATGATACAGCCCATATGCGCAACCACCTGCACTGCTTTAGCGAATGGACCTCGCCAGATGACATCCGCGCGCTGGGCGAGGCGGCGCCAAAGCTATGGCAATGCGATATCGGGCCGGGCGAGGCTGTGTTCCTGCCCGTCGGCTGGTGGCACCATGTCGAGGCGCTGGACCATACTGTTGGTATGTCGTTTACGAACTTTCCGGTCGATAATGACTTTTATTCGGATTATCCGAGCGAAGTGGAATTTTGA
- a CDS encoding energy transducer TonB, with protein sequence MTEASCELVQEFGDGDDKLIFKIVQGVNFHKADLLLSADWLAKLSGSGLIHAKLQSADKRVALNVTSRNSPDKGQSFWRLHRMDINVLDNAAPTDILTIRENNNSTVSLQLEGLPEALEGLKSCQRQLSQKFGIGLEAATRISALPQPRGYPANWTRPDDYSPDEFEKLRKGKTVFRVQVGPNGRATECTILASSGSADLDEKVCLNLKRRSRFRPATDDAGNPIAGHWTSDSHWQIPRE encoded by the coding sequence TTGACGGAAGCATCCTGTGAGCTGGTTCAGGAGTTTGGTGACGGCGATGACAAGCTAATTTTCAAAATTGTACAAGGTGTGAATTTTCACAAAGCGGACTTGCTGCTGTCCGCTGACTGGCTGGCTAAGCTATCTGGGTCCGGGCTTATACACGCGAAATTGCAATCGGCCGATAAACGAGTTGCACTCAATGTCACCTCACGGAATAGCCCCGATAAAGGGCAATCGTTTTGGCGCCTGCATCGGATGGACATCAACGTTCTGGACAATGCTGCTCCCACTGATATCCTGACGATCCGCGAGAATAACAATTCCACGGTGTCGTTGCAGCTTGAAGGCTTGCCGGAAGCTCTAGAAGGGCTGAAGTCTTGTCAGCGTCAGCTAAGCCAAAAATTTGGTATTGGCCTCGAAGCAGCCACCAGAATATCGGCATTGCCACAACCTCGGGGCTATCCGGCCAATTGGACAAGACCGGATGACTATTCTCCCGATGAATTTGAAAAACTTCGCAAAGGCAAGACTGTTTTCCGAGTGCAGGTTGGACCAAATGGCAGAGCTACTGAATGTACTATTCTTGCAAGCAGCGGCAGCGCGGATTTGGATGAGAAAGTTTGCTTGAACCTGAAAAGGAGATCACGATTCAGGCCGGCGACCGACGATGCCGGCAATCCAATAGCCGGGCATTGGACCTCTGATTCCCACTGGCAGATACCGAGAGAGTAA
- a CDS encoding HesB/IscA family protein, whose translation MTEVKTKTREIPAAIILTPAAEQRIADLMAKAPEDVIGVKLSTPRRGCSGLAYSVDYVTEEVKFDEKIVTPGGVFYVDGPSVLYLIGSTMDWQEDDFTAGFVFNNPNSKGDCGCGESFTV comes from the coding sequence ATGACCGAAGTAAAAACCAAAACGCGCGAAATTCCCGCAGCGATCATCCTGACGCCAGCGGCGGAACAGCGCATCGCCGACCTGATGGCCAAAGCGCCGGAAGATGTGATTGGCGTGAAACTGTCCACCCCGCGTAGAGGCTGCTCAGGCCTCGCCTATTCGGTCGATTACGTCACCGAGGAAGTGAAGTTTGACGAAAAGATCGTGACCCCCGGCGGCGTATTTTACGTGGATGGGCCGAGTGTGCTTTATCTGATCGGGTCCACCATGGACTGGCAGGAAGATGATTTCACGGCAGGCTTTGTGTTCAACAATCCCAATAGCAAAGGCGATTGCGGCTGCGGGGAGAGCTTTACGGTTTAG
- a CDS encoding GNAT family N-acetyltransferase, giving the protein MTATATLDAAPVATVTRADYANADHAADIVAMLRVYAMDPMGGGEDLSPEVQANLVPGLAATPAASSLLAYVGDEVAGLANLMTTFSSFGGKPLINIHDIVVAKEYRGTGVGRALFAEIETIAREAGACKVTLEVLEGNMPAKALYASLGYGDYQLDPKMGKALFWQKRLET; this is encoded by the coding sequence ATGACCGCCACCGCGACCCTTGACGCTGCACCCGTCGCTACCGTTACCCGCGCGGATTATGCCAATGCGGATCATGCGGCAGACATTGTCGCAATGTTGCGCGTCTATGCGATGGACCCGATGGGCGGCGGTGAAGATCTGTCACCAGAGGTGCAGGCGAATCTCGTCCCCGGATTGGCCGCGACACCGGCGGCATCTTCCTTGCTCGCTTATGTGGGTGACGAGGTTGCGGGTTTGGCCAATCTGATGACGACATTTTCATCTTTTGGCGGCAAGCCATTGATCAACATCCACGATATAGTGGTCGCCAAAGAATATCGCGGCACCGGTGTTGGGCGGGCATTGTTCGCGGAGATCGAGACTATTGCCCGGGAAGCCGGCGCCTGCAAAGTCACTCTGGAAGTGCTAGAAGGCAACATGCCGGCCAAAGCGCTTTATGCGTCACTGGGCTATGGTGATTATCAACTGGACCCGAAAATGGGCAAAGCATTGTTCTGGCAAAAAAGGCTTGAGACATGA
- a CDS encoding SUF system Fe-S cluster assembly protein has translation MNEERKILVEEVDSVEKPPLAKVEDAVEEKAAPVMAPSPYEAESDASKLTRKRDYLEGFLAQQPTETPAGEAGGDLYEAVVDTLKSIYDPEIPVNIYDLGLIYGVEITPDNHAIVTMTLTTPHCPVAESMPGEIEMQVGSVPGVGHSEVNLVWDPPWDPGKMSDEAKLELGML, from the coding sequence ATGAACGAAGAACGCAAAATATTGGTCGAAGAAGTCGATAGCGTGGAAAAACCACCCTTGGCTAAAGTCGAGGATGCAGTTGAAGAAAAGGCTGCACCGGTAATGGCGCCTTCGCCCTATGAGGCCGAAAGCGATGCCAGCAAGCTGACTCGCAAGCGCGATTATCTTGAAGGTTTCCTAGCGCAGCAACCAACCGAAACACCGGCTGGCGAAGCGGGTGGCGATCTTTATGAAGCCGTCGTCGATACGTTAAAGTCAATTTATGATCCTGAGATTCCCGTGAATATCTATGATCTTGGGCTGATTTACGGCGTCGAGATTACGCCGGATAATCATGCGATTGTCACCATGACCCTAACCACGCCGCATTGCCCTGTGGCTGAATCCATGCCTGGTGAAATTGAAATGCAGGTCGGCAGTGTTCCGGGCGTGGGCCATAGCGAAGTGAATTTGGTCTGGGACCCGCCATGGGATCCCGGCAAGATGAGCGACGAAGCGAAGCTCGAACTAGGGATGTTATGA
- a CDS encoding SufS family cysteine desulfurase produces MSAIQTNHRADFPGIAGDWHYLDTAATAQKAKPVLDAIARAYGPDYATVHRGVYERSANMTLAYEAARKRVAGLLNAASESEIVFTSGATDSINLVAESWGNSNVGKDDRIMLSQLEHHSNIVPWQLLAERVGAHIDVAPLTDDGQIDLDWIEANLTERHKLVALAHVSNVLGSLLDAKRAATIAHKVGAKLLLDGCQAAPRVRVDVQDIDCDFYVFSGHKIYGPTGIGALWAPYDILDAMPPWKGGGSMIDRVSFDGTTYAPPPGRFEAGTPHIAGVVGLDAAIQYVEGIGLDVISAHENATLAMARDALSSINSVQVFGPDKSMGILSFAVGDVHPHDVATILDEGGVAIRAGHHCAQPLMDYMGVPATARASFGIYSDAEDVAALVKGIERVRKIFG; encoded by the coding sequence ATGTCTGCCATCCAGACAAATCATCGCGCCGACTTTCCCGGTATAGCCGGCGACTGGCACTATCTCGACACCGCTGCGACAGCGCAAAAAGCCAAACCTGTGCTGGATGCGATAGCGCGGGCCTATGGTCCTGATTATGCAACCGTACACCGCGGCGTATATGAACGTTCCGCCAATATGACGCTGGCCTATGAAGCAGCGCGTAAACGGGTTGCCGGATTGCTCAATGCCGCGAGCGAAAGTGAAATCGTCTTCACCAGTGGTGCGACCGATAGCATCAATCTGGTCGCCGAAAGCTGGGGCAATAGCAATGTCGGCAAAGACGACCGGATCATGCTGTCGCAGCTGGAGCATCACAGTAATATCGTGCCGTGGCAACTGCTGGCTGAGCGGGTCGGAGCACATATCGATGTCGCGCCGCTTACCGACGATGGCCAGATTGATCTCGACTGGATTGAAGCCAATCTGACCGAGCGGCATAAGCTGGTGGCGTTGGCGCACGTATCCAATGTGCTGGGATCATTGCTTGACGCCAAACGCGCGGCAACCATCGCTCATAAAGTCGGTGCGAAACTGTTGCTCGATGGCTGTCAGGCTGCACCGCGTGTGCGCGTCGATGTGCAGGATATTGACTGCGATTTCTATGTCTTTTCCGGCCACAAAATCTATGGCCCGACCGGCATTGGTGCGCTGTGGGCGCCTTATGACATTCTTGACGCCATGCCCCCATGGAAGGGCGGCGGGTCGATGATTGACCGGGTCAGTTTTGACGGCACAACCTATGCGCCGCCGCCGGGACGGTTCGAAGCAGGCACGCCGCATATTGCCGGGGTCGTCGGTCTCGACGCCGCGATCCAATATGTCGAAGGCATCGGGCTGGATGTCATTTCTGCCCATGAAAACGCAACGCTGGCAATGGCGCGTGATGCACTCTCCAGCATTAACAGCGTACAGGTTTTCGGGCCCGACAAAAGCATGGGCATATTGAGTTTCGCGGTCGGCGACGTGCATCCGCATGATGTCGCCACTATATTGGATGAGGGTGGCGTTGCGATCCGCGCCGGCCATCATTGTGCACAGCCACTGATGGACTATATGGGCGTCCCAGCTACGGCACGGGCCAGCTTTGGAATTTACAGCGATGCAGAAGATGTCGCGGCCCTAGTTAAGGGTATCGAACGGGTGAGAAAGATTTTCGGGTAG
- a CDS encoding SufD family Fe-S cluster assembly protein, with protein sequence MSALLPLPTKRDESWRYADLKALEAVWPKLDGPEKIAVAAGESASRQISVLSIIDGVGIVDLDVTIGDGANFALHVLASAADYGRIQVKVTLGKGAHFELGGAILGSGTQTLEIVTETIHAEPNATSNQVVRSVLADKATGSFLGKINVARDAQKTDAAQSVKAMLLDRTATANAKPELEIFADDVKCAHGATVGELDKQALFYMASRGLPPELAQKLMLQAFIADAFVSMDDDVAREVIESKALEVLENLT encoded by the coding sequence ATGAGCGCGTTGCTTCCTCTCCCAACGAAGCGTGATGAATCATGGCGCTATGCGGACCTGAAGGCGCTTGAGGCTGTCTGGCCCAAGCTTGACGGGCCGGAAAAGATCGCAGTCGCAGCCGGTGAATCGGCTTCCCGGCAAATTTCTGTGCTATCGATAATCGACGGTGTGGGCATAGTCGATCTTGATGTCACCATTGGAGACGGCGCGAATTTCGCTTTGCATGTGCTGGCAAGCGCTGCCGATTATGGCCGCATTCAGGTCAAAGTAACGCTCGGTAAAGGCGCGCATTTTGAACTGGGCGGCGCGATATTGGGCTCGGGCACCCAAACATTGGAAATTGTGACCGAGACTATTCACGCAGAGCCCAATGCGACATCCAATCAGGTCGTCCGCTCGGTACTCGCGGATAAAGCTACCGGCAGTTTCCTGGGCAAAATCAATGTCGCGCGTGATGCGCAAAAAACCGATGCAGCGCAGTCGGTCAAGGCCATGCTGCTTGACCGCACGGCAACCGCCAATGCCAAGCCGGAGCTGGAAATTTTCGCTGATGATGTGAAATGTGCCCATGGCGCGACCGTTGGCGAACTCGACAAGCAGGCGCTGTTTTATATGGCCTCGCGCGGCTTGCCACCGGAGTTGGCGCAGAAATTGATGCTGCAGGCGTTTATCGCCGATGCTTTCGTCAGCATGGACGATGATGTGGCGCGCGAAGTGATTGAGAGTAAGGCGCTTGAGGTTTTGGAGAATTTGACGTGA